Proteins encoded by one window of Rutidosis leptorrhynchoides isolate AG116_Rl617_1_P2 chromosome 7, CSIRO_AGI_Rlap_v1, whole genome shotgun sequence:
- the LOC139859606 gene encoding UDP-glucuronate:xylan alpha-glucuronosyltransferase 1-like, with protein MVVDTVIDTRQTYSNDDICKRRIQRGKSEDNEKPIPLTIHDKPGNCRPKPWKPLLFATITTLIIITYTLNSDHNNYSYNFIPHAISKWKWGGGLDERYVSHLEINWNDISSVMHKLSTKNHMIHGIGFLNFHEKEINEWKTHITQVQEDQIVNLELSPVDYGVTWDSLYPEWIDEEQEAEVPTCPNVPKLEAPRKPLDLILVKLPCRNEANWSRDVARLHLQVAAAELIASSRVNHPMHVVFVTECFPIPNLFPCKELVARRGNVWSYEPNLELLRDKIQLPVGSCELALPFKPRENDGQYIGNVQREAYVTILHSAHVYVCGAIAAAQSIRMSGSTRDLVILVDETITDYHRSGLELAGWKIRTIQRIRNPKAEKDAYNEWNYSKFRLWQLTDYDKIIFIDADLLILRNIDFLFGMPEISATGNNGTLFNSGVMVIEPSNCTFNLLMDHINEITSYNGGDQGYLNEIFTWWHRIPKTINFLKNFWIGDDDEVIEKKTRLFGADPPELYVLHYLGMKPWLCFREYDCNWNSDIFREFASDVAHEKWWKFHDAMPTQLHQFCMLESRQKAQLEWDRKEAEKAKFEDEHWKIKIRDPRLKTCIDNLCHWQGMLSHWGEKNWTNETAPTPPAITKPGI; from the exons ATGGTGGTCGATACTGTCATCGACACTAGACAAACGTATTCCAA CGACGATATATGCAAAAGAAGGATTCAAAGAGGCAAATCGGAGGACAATGAGAAGCCTATTCCGCTCACTATACATGATAAACCTGGCAACTGCAGGCCCAAACCATGGAAACCATTGCTTTTCGCCACGATCACAACTCTCATTATCATAACCTACACACTTAATAGTGATCACAACAACTACAGCTACAACTTTATCCCTCATGCCATTTCAAA GTGGAAATGGGGTGGTGGTTTAGATGAAAGATATGTGTCACACTTAGAAATTAATTGGAATGATATATCAAGTGTTATGCACAAATTATCTACCAAAAACCACATGATACATGGGATTGGATTCTTGAATTTTCACGAGAAAGAAATCAATGAATGGAAGACACACATTACACAAGTACAAGAGGATCAAATCGTTAATCTTGAACTTAGTCCTGTTGATTATGGCGTGACATGGGATTCATTGTATCCCGAATGGATAGATGAAGAACAGGAAGCTGAAGTTCCAACATGTCCAAATGTCCCAAAACTCGAGGCTCCAAGAAAACCTCTTGATTTGATTTTGGTTAAGTTACCTTGTAGAAATGAGGCGAATTGGTCTAGAGATGTAGCCAGGCTTCATTTGCAAGTTGCAGCCGCGGAACTTATTGCGTCGTCTAGAGTGAACCATCCTATGCACGTGGTTTTTGTCACTGAGTGCTTCCCCATACCAAATTTGTTTCCTTGTAAAGAACTTGTGGCTCGTCGAGGAAATGTTTGGTCTTATGAACCGAATTTGGAGCTGTTGCGTGATAAGATTCAGCTTCCGGTTGGATCTTGTGAACTTGCATTGCCTTTTAAACCTAGAG AAAACGATGGACAATATATAGGGAATGTTCAACGAGAGGCTTATGTGACAATCCTACATTCGGCTCATGTTTACGTTTGTGGAGCGATTGCTGCAGCACAAAGTATCCGAATGTCAGGTTCAACTCGAGATCTTGTGATACTTGTAGACGAGACAATCACTGATTACCATCGAAGCGGGTTGGAACTAGCAGGATGGAAGATTCGCACGATTCAACGCATAAGAAACCCTAAAGCTGAAAAAGATGCATACAATGAATGGAATTATAGCAAGTTTCGATTATGGCAGTTAACCGATTATGATAAAATCATCTTCATAGACGCCGACTTGCTCATTTTAAGAAATATCGATTTCCTATTTGGGATGCCTGAAATCTCTGCAACAGGTAACAATGGCACTCTATTTAACTCAGGTGTGATGGTCATCGAGCCGTCTAATTGTACATTTAATCTTTTAATGGATCATATTAACGAGATCACATCGTATAACGGTGGTGATCAAGGTTACCTCAACGAGATCTTCACTTGGTGGCATCGAATTCCAAAAACTATAAATTTCTTGAAAAACTTTTGGATAGGAGACGACGATGAAGTAATAGAGAAAAAAACTCGACTTTTTGGGGCGGACCCACCCGAACTTTATGTACTACACTACCTCGGTATGAAACCGTGGTTGTGTTTTCGTGAGTATGACTGTAACTGGAATTCTGATATATTCAGAGAGTTCGCGAGCGATGTTGCTCACGAAAAGTGGTGGAAATTTCATGATGCAATGCCCACTCAGTTGCATCAGTTTTGCATGTTGGAGTCCAGGCAAAAGGCGCAACTTGAGTGGGACCGCAAAGAAGCTGAAAAGGCTAAATTTGAGGACGAACATTGGAAAATTAAGATACGAGATCCGCGATTAAAGACATGTATAGATAATTTGTGTCATTGGCAAGGGATGCTAAGTCATTGGGGTGAAAAGAATTGGACGAATGAAACTGCTCCGACACCCCCTGCGATTACTAAACCCGGCATTTAG